The genomic DNA CCGCGTGTCCCGGGTGCGGGGCGAGCACCGACCCTTCCCCGCGTGTCCCGGGTGCGGGGTGTGAGCACCGACCCTTCCCCGCGTGTCCCGGGTGCGGGGCGAGCACCGACCCTTCCCCGCGTGTCCCGGGTGCGGGGCGAGCACCGACCCTTCCCCGCGCTGCCCGGGCGGGGGCCGAGCCGAGGCCTGACCCGCGCTgcccggggcagggcagccgcTGGCGGCCGGCGAGGCGGCCTACGAGGAGTGGCGGGCGACGGGCGTGCGAGGCCGGGCggtggagctgagctgtgggccggcggccgcagccccgccgGCCGTGGTCTTCTGGAGCTTCACGCCGCGGGGAGAGGGGCTCCCACGGGCTGTGGCCGTGGGCTCGGGCAGGGAGGTGGCCGTGGCCCCCGGCACGGGGATGCTGGGCCGGGTGACGCTGCGCAACGGGACGCTGGAGCTGCGGGAGCTGCGCGTGGCCGCCCAGGGCCGCTTCCTCTGCCAGGGGCTCTtcccggagcggggccggctCCGTGTGGGCTATGCCGCCGTCCTCCTGCGGGTCCTGGGTAAGTCCCTGGCTGTGGCCAACCTGAGGGAGGGCCCTGCTGGCCAGCCGCAGCCAGCATCACACTGCCCTAGATCGCAGTCAGGCCCAGCCCCTTGCCCAGGAGCCAGCAGAGTCGTCCACTTGCCAACAAAACACCCCCCTAGTCAACAAAGGGCTCCACAAGTCAATAAAGCGTAGCACGAGCCAGCGTAGTGCCCCACTAGCCAATGCAGAGTCCCACTAGGCAACATGGTGATTCACTAGCAACTGCAGCACCCCATTCACCAGCAGAGCACCCCACTAGTTAGCAGAGTACCCTACTTGCCAATGTAGTCTGCCACTAGCCAGGAAAGCATCCTACTAGCCAGCATAGCACACTGCTAGCCAATATGGCATCCTACCAGACAAGACAGCTCAATACCAGCCAACATAGCACTCATCAGCCAACCCAGAGCCCCACTAGCCAGCACAGCATGCCATTAGCCAGCAAACCTCCCTTGCCTCCAACTAGTGTAGCCCCTTACTAGCCAACATAGCAACCCACCAGCCACCAACCCACCAGCCACCCTCATTTCCTTGCCCTGGCCACCCAAGCATCCCACCACCCCAAACTGGTCCCAGTAGCTACCCCAGCATGGGTAATGCCCACAGCCTGTAGGTGTCCTCACTAACCATTCTACCGGCTGCTATAGCATCTCACTAGCCAAACAATCCATCTGTGGGAGATGGGCGGGCCCTGGGGCGTTCTGATGTCTGTGGAGGCCGCTCACACTCGGTGCCCCCAGTGCCCGTCTCCAAGCCCTTCGTGCGGCcgacggcggcggcggcagcggagGGGGCAGCGGTGGCCCTGACGTGCACTGTGCGGGAGGGGACGGAGCCGCTGAGCTTCtcctggcagcaccaggagcccCGGGGGGGTCCCTCAGTGACCcctgcggggctggggggctccaGGGCAGAACTGCAGCTGACACCTGCCAACCGCAGCCACACGGGCTGGTACGTCTGCACCGTGAGCAACGAGGTCAACAACCACACCAGCGACCCCGTCTACCTGGACATCGTCTGTGAGTGCCCAGGGTGCCACCAGCTAGCGGGGCATCTTCGGGGCTGGTGACATCCATGGCATGTCTGTGGCCACCACAATGTCTCCATGGTTTGTCCATGGCCACTAAGCACCCTGCCACCATGGTATGTCCATAGCTATCATGGAACATCCATGGACATCATGTATCCTGCCACCGTGATGCCTCCATGGCCACCACTATGTCTCTATGGCCACCATGGTATGGCTTGTTGTTGCTTTGATGTGTTCATGGCCATCATACACCCCACCAGCATAATGCCTCTCTGGCCACCATGGCCACTGTGTGTGCTGTCACCACGATGCATCCGTGGCCACTGCGCATCATGGTGTGCTCGCAGCCCCCATGGTGCACCCTTTCTAAGGGGGCTTTGCTGCCCTGCTTCCCATCAGTGGGAGGAAGCCCCAGGGAGGGCTGTGTCCCCTTTGTGGGGATGTCCCTGTCTGAAGGGCCCCGTGTCCCCACAGATGGCCCCGATGAGCCGGCCATCCGTGTGGAGCCCTTCTCCCCCGAACAGGGGGGCTTCTCAGCGGGCGAGCAGGAGGACGTGGTGCTGAGCTGCCTGGCCCCCTCCAACCCCCCCAGCCGCTACGTCTGGCTGCACAACGGTTCCCAGGTGCACATCGGCCAGACCTACGTCATCACTGCCATCGCCCGCGCCCAGGCGGGCACGTACACCTGCCTGGCCGAGAACAGCCACCTCCAGACCCGCACCCAGGCCACCATCGTCCTCACTGTCTACTGTAAGTAACCCCCTGGGCGGGGCCGGTAGGTCCCCACGGGGTGAGATGGACCAGCGCAGCTCCCTGGTGAGGATGTGGGTGTGAGGGGCAGTTTGAGGTGGGGCTGGCAGGAAACCCACACTCTCCCCCAGTGCCGATGGTCTCCTGCAGATCCACCAGCCGggagccccagctgctctgccctggcctCCGGTGACCAGCAGGACGTGGCCCTGCGGTGCCGCTGGCTGGGGGGCTTCCCCCTGGCCCGGCTGCGCTGGGTGGGCcctcaggaggaggaggaggaggaggaagaggggtTGATGGGGACCAGTTTTTCCATGGCCACCAGGATCCAGTCAGGGGCAGCCACCAGGAACggcagctccttctcctgcttGGCCTCCCACCCCGCACTGCCACAGGGGGCTGCGTGTGGGACCACCCTGTGTGAGTGACAATGGGCCCATCTGTCCCCCAACCCCTTTCTGGCCCCCTggtgccacagcagagctgcaatgACCCGGTGCCATGGCCACACCACGGGGTGGGCACTCCCGGGTGCTGCTCCCTTTCCTGGgacctgcagcatctccagctcGCTCTAAAACGGGGGACGCCGTGGCACAGCCAGGATTGCCAAACCCTCCACGCCCTGGGAGGGGGGTGTCTCCTTTCCGGGGGTGCTTTGGCGCAGCGTGGCAGTGCCCCCCACCCTGACGCCGCTCCATCCCGCAGGGGTCCCGTCTGGCAGCCCCACCTGCGCGGCAGCGGCCACCAAGGGTGACGAGTACGTGATGCTGCGGTGCCGCTGGGAGGGGGGCACGCCGCTCGTCACCCTGCGCTGGCGGGACACTGGGGGCCGGGCCTTGGGCGACCCCGCACCCTCCACCGCCGTGCTGGTGCTGAGCACCGACGGCAGCCTGGGGGGCCGGGAGTTCGTCTGCGTGGCCGCCCACCCGCTGCGGGCCGCTGCCGCCGAGTGCCGCCTGCGGCTGGGTAAGCTGGACCCGTCCCCAGAGCCCCCGCCGTGCCGCGGTGGGGTGGCACGTCCCTACAGGTACTGTCCCCCCTTGTCGCCGAGTAGAGGTCCCCGAGCTGGAGGCGGAGAGCGAGGTGGCGGTGCTGGAGGGCGGCGAGGCACAGCTCTCGTGCCGGCAGCGTGGCAGCAATGCCGATCTCGGTGCCACCGTGGCTTGGTACGACCCCAAGGAGCGGGAGGTGACACCGGGGCTGGGCAAGTAccggctggagcagggagaagcGTGGCTCAACCTCACCGTCCGGGATGCTGAGTGGCCGGGGGACAGTGGGATCTACCGCTGCACCGCCACCAATGCCgtgggcactgccagcctcCCCGTCCGCCTCCGCGTGGACCGTGAGTCCTGGGAGGggcaaggctgggctgggaataTCAAGGGTGGGCTGGGGGCATCAAGCCCCTCCTGCCGGGTGCCATCTCGCCGCAGGGTACCCGGCCCCTCCCAACGTCACCATCAGTAAGCTGCGCTACACGCGGGCCCGCACCGAGGTGCGGCTGGAGTGGCGGACGCAGGGCGCCGGCAACCTCACCGGCTTCGTGGTGCAGCGGCGCCAGACCAAGAAGCCCCTCCGGGAGACAGCGAGCCCCTGGGAAACAGCCGCCGGCGACATCGAGCCGCACTCCCGCGACCGGCGCCTGGGGGGGCTGGACCCCGCGGTGCTCTATGCTTTCCGCGTCCTGGCCGTCAACCACCGCACGGCCGGGCACCCCTCCGAGGTGCAGACGCCAGGTGAagtgggcaggggctgctgctccgTGGGGGCAGAGCAAGGGTTGAGTGGAGAAGGGCAGCGTTTCCGTCCTGGTGGAGCTGAGGAGCCGAGTGTGAGCAGCCGTCAGCAGGTTTCAGGCACAGGCTCGCACCTTCCCTGGCCTTTCTGGGCTCTGCCCgtccctgctgcctgccatATTCCCTCTGCTCTCTTCCAGCCGAGCCTCCCTTCGAGGCCTACCCGGCGGTGACGGGGGCGGCGGTGGCAGGGATGCTGGTGGCCACCGCAGCATCACTCCTGGCCGTGCACTGCATCGCCCGCCACCGGGAGACCCTCCCGCGTGAGTGCCGGAGCCGGGGGGGCTCATCGGGGGCCACAGCTCGTCCCCTGACACCCACACCTCACACCCATCTGTCTCCCCAGGGCTTCACGACCTGCTCTTCCGCACGTGAGTGCCCAAATCCCTCTGCCCCGCTGCTCCCGTGCCCGGGCACCAGCGAGACCCCGCgcgtgtccccagggctggtcCTGGCGCCCAGGAGCCTGTGGGCACGGCGGAGGATGCTGAAGCAGCCGCAGCCggggaggaggaagcagtgccagcacagggagactCGTCTGCCCCCAGCACGGCAGCAGGGACCgaagcagcaccagcacagggagagcccTCTGCCCGCAGCACGGCAGCAGGTACCGCACCCTGGGGCGAGCTGAGGGCTGAGCCACCTGCCCTGCTGAGCCAACACCGACCTGGTGGCACCTGGGCTCCCCCATCCCTTGCAGAGCCGCTCTCGGCAGCACCGAGCACCACTGATGACCCACCAGTTAATGTCACCATCACCGTGACAGCGACACCGTGACCGCTCCggcttttcctctttatttccctttcctcttctcctccacaCCACGGGACGGCAGCACCCACCTGTGCCGCGGcaggctgggaggcagctggcTCCAAATGTGGCACCCGGAGAAAGCCCCTCCAGCTCAGTCTCAGGCCTGCAGTTACTGCTGgagctaaaataaatatttaggcTACAATAAATAGTTTCTCACCgatggcagaaaaaaagcccGAGGGCCAAAGCACCGCTctcagccccagggctggcatCAACTGGGGATGCTGCTTTGGgactgtgctgtgttttctgtggtgCAAAAACAGCCACAAAGCTTTTTGTGGGAAGGGGCCTCATCTTCACCCCAAACTCCCCACTTTCAGGCCAAACCGCAGGTGGTTACAAATAGTGACTGGAGATGGTTTTTCCCTGCGTTGGTGCAAACACGAAGGGAAGCAGGGTCCAAGGAAAGTGTCATGCAGCTCCCAGCTTTCCTGAGTCCTCATCTTCTGGTGTGTGTGGAAACAAGGGCACCTTGAGCCATTTCCTCCTGTGTTTGGTTAATAATAACCCATTGGGAAGAATCAAGTGACATGAGCCAATCTTGATCAGTGCCCAGAGTATGAATCCCCACACCAGCCACAAAGCAGCATCGATCCCTTTATCGAACCACCCCCAGAAATACAAACCCTACCCAAAGCCCCTGCAAAACCATCATTTCCAAACACATAACATTCCAAAGGGATattacagcttctctggaaaacagagcatCTTTTATCTGACACACCCACAGTACAGGGGAGATTTAAGCAAGGTTGTTTAAAACCATGGTTAAATTTCAGTGCTTGGGGAAAATGAAGCAGCCAGAGGTAAATTGCAACCACTCGCCTGCCAATCTCTGTTGGAAAAGGGGAAAGCCTTGCAGCAGGTCCTGCGAAGGGAAAATCCAGGCTGTGAGGACGAGATAAGcaaaaagggaggagggagatcTGTGGTGGTTCCAGGGTACATGGCAGCCAAAGCCCACGGGTGTGAAGTCCATGGTGTGTAGAGAACTTTGGAATAAGGCAGCTCTAGCTGGGAGGATGCACAaccctaaagaaaaaaaaggcaaaacaataaatataaCCACAAATAATGCgacagaagagaaggctttggggagagCTCATTGTAAGCACTGGTTTGGTTTAGTTACTGGGATTaaatttggaaaggaaaaattgaaacACCCACCCAAGCCCTGCAGTTAAGGTTGCAGCACCTCCATCATGCTGTGTCTGGGACAGGCGGGTTCCTgacagctgtgcccagggctggtgggagcTGCTTCGCCATGACTGGTTTCATTTCAGAGCTATCCAAGCTGTTAGTAATCCCTCAAACCAAGAGCTGAACTGGATTTTGTCTTCTGTGAGTGGGAAAGAGAGACAGGCTGGATTTCCACCTGTACTTCTGCAGATCTAAGGGTTATTGAGCACCTAAAGACACAGTCACTGACTCAAGTTCTGCTTCAAGCTGCACAGGAGAGACTCAACCAAGGCTCATTTTTCTTATTGATCTTATTTCCTCATTGGGATCTTCCCAGGGAAACCAAAAGAGGCCAGGAGGTGTTCATGGAAAGGAGGGTTGAAGTACCATGTCACTGAGCTGCCAGGGAGGTGGCAGCTGTTGGTCATTTCAGACCTGCTTAAATCCCTCTCTTGGGCTCCTTGGAAGCGCCTGTCCCACTGGTAAATTGCCACAGAAACACACTCCACATTTCCCATCCTCATTCTTTATATTAttacaattctttttttatacACATAACCAGGCTAGTTTTGTGGTgtgtgggggaagaaaaaaaaaaacccaacaaaaaaggGATTTCAAGgcataaataatataaaaaggCAACCATTTTGAAACCAAGATACATTCATATGACACtactacaaaaaataaatagtgaCTCTCTCTGTTATAATTAACATCCCCCCGTGACTCCCTTTCAGCGATGCTGCGGTGCAGTTCCTGGCGTTAAGTGGGGACAACGGTCACTTCCTCAGGTTTCCCGCAGCTGGAGCTGACAAAGGTCCCCAGAACCATTTAGGGTGACTCCGGATGAACTCCATCCTGGTTTTTCCTTACAGTCCTTGGAAACAGGCTGAAGAATGAGGGGACTCCAACTCAAAATGTGGTTCGATGTTTCCGAGTGCACGCAGCTGCCGCCTGCAAAGCAAGAGCAGGGCGGGTGGTTGTGTCGGGTTTTTCAGGAGATTTTCTGTCAGCTTAACAGACCCACATACCCCAAAAACTCTTAATTCCAGTGGGTGATGCTCTTCGGGCTCAGGCTCATTCCCACCATGCCAGGGACAAGCACAGGGCTCtatcccagcacagcccccgtATCGAACAGCTCACACCGaggagctcagcccagctccctccctgaGCCTGTTCCTGCCTCCAGGATGGCTCTGGAATGCCTGTGTGTCAATGGGCGTGCCCTGAGTGCAGCATCCATCAGTCACAGCCTCCTTATGTGCTCCATGAGCCCTTTTTAGAGGCATCAATCACAAGGGCATGACAGgaccaggcactggagcagcactgctcccGCCTTCCACGATGGGAAAGGCGGGACGCTTCACCTTCCTCAAAGCCCGCTCTTACAAGGGTTTAATTACTACCTTCTCCACAATTAATTAAGCTCCCTACAGGCATCCTACAGAATAttcccagcttcccagccagGTGAGGGATGCCTCACCGTCCATGCAATCCACGGAGAGCTGGCTCATGCCTTCCCGACAGCAGGGGTGCTGGGCCGGgggctgctccgcgctctcccCGCCGTCCTCCTCCAGCCGGGCGCTGCACTCGGGGGTGGCCGAGGCCAGGCACATGGCCACCATGACGTGGGGGCTCAGGGGCTTCATCTCCACACCGTCCTGCTGGAAAGGGGCTCTGAGGGGCACCACAGGGAGCGCACTGCTGCCGAAAGTGCCGTTGGTTTTGGTGAAACACCTGCGGGAGGGACAGAGGCCAAAGTTACTCAGAGTGGCTTCTTCGCTCtctttttcttgagaaaatgCAACTTTTAAGTGCTTTACCACGTCAACAATCAGAGCATTTGTCAAAtcagttttaaatatatttgtggAGTGATTCTGACGTTAAGAAAAGGactgagtgggtttttttctcccagcagacagctgaaaacattcaaaacacGCGCAGTTCCTTCCCCCATCAATTGAGACCCAGTGACCTGACTTGTGAGTCCATTTCTCCATCAAAGCAACTCcataaaacatgttttcactGCCAAGATAAAGAGCTCAAATTTGAAACCCAAGAAGCAAACTTAAGTACGttggaaaataaatactatGTGTTATTGGAGTGAATGCAAATTAGAAAAATAGATGCAATATAACAAATTTAACCCCCCCCCCCTTCTGCTGTGTAAGTCAGACTGTGGCCCTGTAATATCTGTGCAAAGCTGTGGAATTGAAGCTAAAGTGCTGAAGCAATTGTTACAGCTGAGGTATTTAAGCTTTAAACAAAAAGGAGCAGGACTTCGACACATTGTGGCATGAGGGAAAAGACCTCAGTGTTTGCAGCCTCATGAACAATGTGGCCTCAGGGAACATTTATATAAACAATTCCTACATAAGAAAGCCATAACTACCCCAAAAGTAAAAAGTTCACTTGTACAGCTGGCACAAACTTTGAGAAACTACGCACCAAAATGCTCCTTGTTAtgaggagcaggacagagatGGATCTGCAGATAAACGCACGGAAATAAGGATGGACAGCGTTCACACCCTCCAGTGACACCCCAAAATGTTCCCATGAAAGCTGAACCAGGCTTCAGGTCTTTACGTGCTGGTGCAGCTACAACTCTGAGcatcctccttctctttttttcctaccagATGTAAATCCATCCCTCACCTGCTTTGCTCACAGGGATCAGCCCAGAGCACTTGCTGTACATTATCCCTGGGACTGCTTAAGGCTGGcatttggaaatacaaaaattgaTCCCTGGGACctgcctgctcagctgctggctcagcaaGCAGTGCCGTGTGCTGCTCCAGACTGGTTCTGGCCCAAAactgagcagagcagatgaaaaATTGCTGGAAACGGAGGAAAGATGGACTGGgacaccagcagtgccagggcagcagccagcagagctgaccTCGacagcagcccagcactgagctCAGAAGGATTTAAAACCAGGACATGTTAAACTTGGCAGTCTCGGTGAAGTCCTGCCCAAGTCCCAGAAACCACTTTTATGCCATTAAAAAAGTTATGGCAATAATGGAAACCATCACACTGGAGGGACCTGCCTAGAGCCTCATACCTGAAACCTGATCAAAACCTGGGATCAGCATTGTCAGAACTGAAAGAGCAACAAAACGTCCAACAACAACACAAATAAACTTGTCAGAGGAGGAGCTGTAGTGAGTTTCCCCTCCGGCAGATGCTTCACCTGCAAAGGCAGAACAGGACAAATGGGTTCCCTCTGGAGCCTGCTCCCCCCACAAAAGCTATGAGGATGGAGCAGCACCAAGCTTCAACCTTCACTCTCCTATTTTGTCCTTCTCCTGCTGTAACTGCCTCCAAAATCATTATTCCAAGTACCAAAATACCACTGAAGCCACTGGAGAATCCACATGAAACACATCTGGTCCTCAAACAAATCCATTTATTAGTTTGCCTTTCTCTCCGCAGAGGTTTTGACTGCACTCACttattatttagaaaaaaagggCTCAGAGAAACCCATCTAAATGTTTGGGTTTGCATGTTTCTGGGGGTTTCTTCTTAAAGATACAGAGGTCAGTGGAGTTCTCTGTATTATTGTAAGGGCTTGAAGGATGTTTCAACACAGCAGTTCAGCCTTTTAAGCTTCAATAACCACATTTTGATGGAAACTAGCCATGGGGATATCCAGAGCAGAGTGTGCAGGAACAGCGATGTAAAAtccctgctgcagaaaacacattttctatcAATTCTCAGTACTGAAACCCTACCAAACTATAATCTAAAAAACCAATAATTTAGatgaaaaagctggaaaaacaaactgaTGCTCCTACATTTGAATTGtgcatttcagatttctgaTCAAAATACAGTGAGTTGGCAAAGGAGAGAGACCTGCAAAAGTGTAAATTCCTCTGCAAACATCAGGTATCTTGAGAGCTTTAGCACAAAGgcacaagagaaggaaaaagatcaATTCTCAATCCTGTCAACCACAGGCTTTGTCCACAATAGCAAAGCAGGTCTCCAGttttcagcagcttctccctctGGCAAGGCTCCATGAGCAGTTATGAGGGATAAAGTGCTAATTTAAACAGAAGACCCAGGGATTTCAGCACTGGAATAATAAAACCTGCTCTGAGATGGCTATTGCTGAAAACAGCTACGAAATAATGCTGAACCTTTAGGATTCATTTGCACGTGGTCACAATTCACGTAACTGCTAAATTCACCCCAAATCAGCAACAGCTCCAGGCATTTGGTGGAAATGGGTCAGTGAGGAATTTGTGGCACCAAGGCCACACTCCTGATCTGGAGACCTCACCCTGCCAGAGGTTTGTCCACCTGAAcctcccttcccctgctgccacagggGGTGTGCAGAGGGAACTGCCTGGTTTCAGCACACAATGATTCCAGCCTGGGACAAGGAACAGGTTCTCTTTCCACCAACAGAGACC from Corvus cornix cornix isolate S_Up_H32 chromosome 24, ASM73873v5, whole genome shotgun sequence includes the following:
- the VSIG10L2 gene encoding V-set and immunoglobulin domain-containing protein 10-like 2, with the protein product MERGRAAPPPWRGPWILCLLPALAGGQPLAAGEAAYEEWRATGVRGRAVELSCGPAAAAPPAVVFWSFTPRGEGLPRAVAVGSGREVAVAPGTGMLGRVTLRNGTLELRELRVAAQGRFLCQGLFPERGRLRVGYAAVLLRVLVPVSKPFVRPTAAAAAEGAAVALTCTVREGTEPLSFSWQHQEPRGGPSVTPAGLGGSRAELQLTPANRSHTGWYVCTVSNEVNNHTSDPVYLDIVYGPDEPAIRVEPFSPEQGGFSAGEQEDVVLSCLAPSNPPSRYVWLHNGSQVHIGQTYVITAIARAQAGTYTCLAENSHLQTRTQATIVLTVYYPPAGSPSCSALASGDQQDVALRCRWLGGFPLARLRWVGPQEEEEEEEEGLMGTSFSMATRIQSGAATRNGSSFSCLASHPALPQGAACGTTLWVPSGSPTCAAAATKGDEYVMLRCRWEGGTPLVTLRWRDTGGRALGDPAPSTAVLVLSTDGSLGGREFVCVAAHPLRAAAAECRLRLEVPELEAESEVAVLEGGEAQLSCRQRGSNADLGATVAWYDPKEREVTPGLGKYRLEQGEAWLNLTVRDAEWPGDSGIYRCTATNAVGTASLPVRLRVDRYPAPPNVTISKLRYTRARTEVRLEWRTQGAGNLTGFVVQRRQTKKPLRETASPWETAAGDIEPHSRDRRLGGLDPAVLYAFRVLAVNHRTAGHPSEVQTPAEPPFEAYPAVTGAAVAGMLVATAASLLAVHCIARHRETLPRLHDLLFRTAGPGAQEPVGTAEDAEAAAAGEEEAVPAQGDSSAPSTAAGTEAAPAQGEPSARSTAAEPLSAAPSTTDDPPVNVTITVTATP